A window of Vigna unguiculata cultivar IT97K-499-35 chromosome 4, ASM411807v1, whole genome shotgun sequence contains these coding sequences:
- the LOC114181321 gene encoding uncharacterized protein LOC114181321 isoform X1 — translation MAITAFSNSSIESGFSPAQQKNMELVAAGEKKPKRCNSRGVRIVGSRIYDSDNGKTCHQCRQKTRDFCASCKNLKNGKPCSIKFCHKCLLNRYGEDAEKAEQLDNWACPKCRNICNCSFCRKKKGELPTGPLFHTAKATGFKSVSEMLVANTSKYNEMGSIMEHEHVSSSSFDEVLACKGASPMKPIASEKDLVVFLSGEVEKENSSQTNSSLQLDPVNTQRNSTKISKKTAREELKEICNAKNGDNAGKKKSYKKRKICQEVPNEEKGNANDDTRACSKVAEKETKEHRNHHLISVDPANDFIDPMTSTPKKNVQHMHAENWNCTVPIDSCAGAEVQVEMARFASVGMNSVMDKTEEEIPLPLGAELTKVLDIELPPENVGNALQLLEFCRVFGKALDLKNGEAEAMLRELIRKQNLRRGQNNLVVQFQIRMLTLIFNDSENEYPSLTASDGSNSWLKALKDLIAESDYIMKDFPLDWLEEGASGYHNLDLSRKLTLLNFLCDEALGTEKLRCCIEDQNAKHAEDVKEAKSKVAEAVDKEKGLRKKLQSETVNGIMLKVTPLQMEKHNALLTKLKSEVVQAHDEVLKLKGALPKEKRGSDAMRIKPEFVDNDGKVFWKLKSYNDESSVLLQDVKMQDETASSSEEKWFVYGPEKKEEVDKYIHSRAKRLKSHKG, via the exons ATGGCTATTACGGCATTTTCTAACTCCAGCATTGAATCTGGGTTCTCCCCTGCTCAGCAGAAGAACATGGAGCTCGTTGCTGCTGGTGAGAAGAAGCCAAAGAGGTGCAATTCTCGTGGTGTTCGGATTGTGGGAAGCAGAATCTACGATTCTGATAATGGAAAAACTTGCCACCAG TGCCGCCAGAAAACACGGGATTTTTGTGCTTCGTGCAAGAATTTGAAGAATGGGAAGCCCTGTTCCATTAAATTCTGTCACAAGTGCCTCCTCAATAG GTATGGAGAAGATGCCGAAAAGGCAGAGCAGTTGGACAATTGGGCTTGTCCAAAGTGTAGAAACATTTGCAACTGCAGTTTTTGCAG GAAGAAAAAAGGCGAATTACCTACTGGTCCACTGTTTCATACAGCTAAGGCAACTGGGTTTAAATCCGTGTCTGAAATGCTTGTTGCAAACACATCTAAGTATAACGAGATGGGATCCATCATG GAGCATGAACACGTTAGTAGTTCAAGTTTTGATGAAGTGCTAGCTTGCAAAGGTGCTTCACCCATGAAACCAATTGCGTCGGAGAAG gACCTTGTAGTATTTCTCTCGGGGGAAGTGGAGAAGGAAAACTCTTCACAAACGAACAGTAGTTTACAGCTTGACCCCGTAAACACTCAGAGGAATTCTACCAAAATATCTAAGAAGACGGCGCGTGAAGAATTAAAGGAAATATGTAATGCAAAGAATGGTGATAATGCTggcaaaaagaagagctacaaaaagCGTAAAATTTGCCAAGAAGTTCCAAATGAGGAAAAAGGGAACGCAAATGATGACACCAGAGCTTGTAGCAAAGTCGCTGAAAAGGAAACAAAG GAACATAGAAATCATCACCTTATTTCTGTGGATCCTGCAAATGATTTCATTGATCCAATGACTTCGACCCCAAAGAAAAATGTGCAACATATGCACGCTGAAAATTGGAACTGTACTGTGCCGATAGATAGTTGTGCTGGTGCCGAAGTCCAAGTGGAAATGGCAAGGTTTGCTAGTGTTGGTATGAACTCTGTGATGGATAAAACTGAAGAGGAAATTCCTTTGCCTCTTGGAGCGGAGTTAACAAAAGTATTGGACATTGAGCTTCCACCTGAAAATGTTGGGAATGCACTGCAGCTCCTAGAGTTTTGCAGAGTATTCGGCAAG GCTCTTGATTTGAAGAATGGAGAGGCTGAGGCCATGTTACGAGAATTGATACGTAAGCAAAATTTACGTCGAGGACAAAACAACTTGGTGGTtcaatttcaaattagaatGTTGACCCTCATATTTAATGATTCAGAAAATGa GTATCCATCCTTGACTGCCAGCGATGGAAGTAATTCATGGTTGAAAGCGCTGAAAGATTTAATAGCTGAATCTGATTATATAATGAAGGATTTTCCTTTGGATTGGCTTGAAGAAGGTGCAAGTGGATATCACAACTTGGATTTGTCTAGGAAGCTCACTTTGCTGAATTTTCTTTGTGACGAAGCTTTGGGCACTGA AAAATTGAGGTGTTGTATTGAAGATCAAAATGCAAAACATGCAGAAGATGTGAAAGAAGCAAAATCCAAGGTTGCTGAAGCTGTGGACAAG GAGAAGGGTCTTAGGAAGAAATTGCAGTCAGAGACGGTTAACGGTATTATGCTAAAGGTGACTCCACTTCAAATGGAGAAGCATAATGCTCTACTTACAAAGCTAAAAAGTGAAGTGGTTCAAGCTCATGATGAGGTGTTGAAGTTAAAGGGTGCACTTCCAAAAG AGAAACGTGGTTCTGATGCCATGAGAATAAAGCCCGAGTTTGTGGACAACGATGGAAAGGTATTTTGGAAGTTGAAAAGTTATAACGATGAAAGCAGTGTTCTTTTGCAAG ATGTGAAAATGCAAGACGAAACTGCTTCTTCATCTGAAGAAAAATGGTTTGTTTATGGTCCTGAGAAGAAGGAAGAGGTTGATAAGTATATTCACTCAAG GGCTAAAAGACTCAAAAGCCACAAAGGTTAA
- the LOC114181321 gene encoding uncharacterized protein LOC114181321 isoform X2, protein MELVAAGEKKPKRCNSRGVRIVGSRIYDSDNGKTCHQCRQKTRDFCASCKNLKNGKPCSIKFCHKCLLNRYGEDAEKAEQLDNWACPKCRNICNCSFCRKKKGELPTGPLFHTAKATGFKSVSEMLVANTSKYNEMGSIMEHEHVSSSSFDEVLACKGASPMKPIASEKDLVVFLSGEVEKENSSQTNSSLQLDPVNTQRNSTKISKKTAREELKEICNAKNGDNAGKKKSYKKRKICQEVPNEEKGNANDDTRACSKVAEKETKEHRNHHLISVDPANDFIDPMTSTPKKNVQHMHAENWNCTVPIDSCAGAEVQVEMARFASVGMNSVMDKTEEEIPLPLGAELTKVLDIELPPENVGNALQLLEFCRVFGKALDLKNGEAEAMLRELIRKQNLRRGQNNLVVQFQIRMLTLIFNDSENEYPSLTASDGSNSWLKALKDLIAESDYIMKDFPLDWLEEGASGYHNLDLSRKLTLLNFLCDEALGTEKLRCCIEDQNAKHAEDVKEAKSKVAEAVDKEKGLRKKLQSETVNGIMLKVTPLQMEKHNALLTKLKSEVVQAHDEVLKLKGALPKEKRGSDAMRIKPEFVDNDGKVFWKLKSYNDESSVLLQDVKMQDETASSSEEKWFVYGPEKKEEVDKYIHSRAKRLKSHKG, encoded by the exons ATGGAGCTCGTTGCTGCTGGTGAGAAGAAGCCAAAGAGGTGCAATTCTCGTGGTGTTCGGATTGTGGGAAGCAGAATCTACGATTCTGATAATGGAAAAACTTGCCACCAG TGCCGCCAGAAAACACGGGATTTTTGTGCTTCGTGCAAGAATTTGAAGAATGGGAAGCCCTGTTCCATTAAATTCTGTCACAAGTGCCTCCTCAATAG GTATGGAGAAGATGCCGAAAAGGCAGAGCAGTTGGACAATTGGGCTTGTCCAAAGTGTAGAAACATTTGCAACTGCAGTTTTTGCAG GAAGAAAAAAGGCGAATTACCTACTGGTCCACTGTTTCATACAGCTAAGGCAACTGGGTTTAAATCCGTGTCTGAAATGCTTGTTGCAAACACATCTAAGTATAACGAGATGGGATCCATCATG GAGCATGAACACGTTAGTAGTTCAAGTTTTGATGAAGTGCTAGCTTGCAAAGGTGCTTCACCCATGAAACCAATTGCGTCGGAGAAG gACCTTGTAGTATTTCTCTCGGGGGAAGTGGAGAAGGAAAACTCTTCACAAACGAACAGTAGTTTACAGCTTGACCCCGTAAACACTCAGAGGAATTCTACCAAAATATCTAAGAAGACGGCGCGTGAAGAATTAAAGGAAATATGTAATGCAAAGAATGGTGATAATGCTggcaaaaagaagagctacaaaaagCGTAAAATTTGCCAAGAAGTTCCAAATGAGGAAAAAGGGAACGCAAATGATGACACCAGAGCTTGTAGCAAAGTCGCTGAAAAGGAAACAAAG GAACATAGAAATCATCACCTTATTTCTGTGGATCCTGCAAATGATTTCATTGATCCAATGACTTCGACCCCAAAGAAAAATGTGCAACATATGCACGCTGAAAATTGGAACTGTACTGTGCCGATAGATAGTTGTGCTGGTGCCGAAGTCCAAGTGGAAATGGCAAGGTTTGCTAGTGTTGGTATGAACTCTGTGATGGATAAAACTGAAGAGGAAATTCCTTTGCCTCTTGGAGCGGAGTTAACAAAAGTATTGGACATTGAGCTTCCACCTGAAAATGTTGGGAATGCACTGCAGCTCCTAGAGTTTTGCAGAGTATTCGGCAAG GCTCTTGATTTGAAGAATGGAGAGGCTGAGGCCATGTTACGAGAATTGATACGTAAGCAAAATTTACGTCGAGGACAAAACAACTTGGTGGTtcaatttcaaattagaatGTTGACCCTCATATTTAATGATTCAGAAAATGa GTATCCATCCTTGACTGCCAGCGATGGAAGTAATTCATGGTTGAAAGCGCTGAAAGATTTAATAGCTGAATCTGATTATATAATGAAGGATTTTCCTTTGGATTGGCTTGAAGAAGGTGCAAGTGGATATCACAACTTGGATTTGTCTAGGAAGCTCACTTTGCTGAATTTTCTTTGTGACGAAGCTTTGGGCACTGA AAAATTGAGGTGTTGTATTGAAGATCAAAATGCAAAACATGCAGAAGATGTGAAAGAAGCAAAATCCAAGGTTGCTGAAGCTGTGGACAAG GAGAAGGGTCTTAGGAAGAAATTGCAGTCAGAGACGGTTAACGGTATTATGCTAAAGGTGACTCCACTTCAAATGGAGAAGCATAATGCTCTACTTACAAAGCTAAAAAGTGAAGTGGTTCAAGCTCATGATGAGGTGTTGAAGTTAAAGGGTGCACTTCCAAAAG AGAAACGTGGTTCTGATGCCATGAGAATAAAGCCCGAGTTTGTGGACAACGATGGAAAGGTATTTTGGAAGTTGAAAAGTTATAACGATGAAAGCAGTGTTCTTTTGCAAG ATGTGAAAATGCAAGACGAAACTGCTTCTTCATCTGAAGAAAAATGGTTTGTTTATGGTCCTGAGAAGAAGGAAGAGGTTGATAAGTATATTCACTCAAG GGCTAAAAGACTCAAAAGCCACAAAGGTTAA
- the LOC114181321 gene encoding uncharacterized protein LOC114181321 isoform X3, translated as MAITAFSNSSIESGFSPAQQKNMELVAAGEKKPKRCNSRGVRIVGSRIYDSDNGKTCHQCRQKTRDFCASCKNLKNGKPCSIKFCHKCLLNRYGEDAEKAEQLDNWACPKCRNICNCSFCRKKKGELPTGPLFHTAKATGFKSVSEMLVANTSKYNEMGSIMEHEHVSSSSFDEVLACKGASPMKPIASEKDLVVFLSGEVEKENSSQTNSSLQLDPVNTQRNSTKISKKTAREELKEICNAKNGDNAGKKKSYKKRKICQEVPNEEKGNANDDTRACSKVAEKETKEHRNHHLISVDPANDFIDPMTSTPKKNVQHMHAENWNCTVPIDSCAGAEVQVEMARFASVGMNSVMDKTEEEIPLPLGAELTKVLDIELPPENVGNALQLLEFCRVFGKALDLKNGEAEAMLRELIRKQNLRRGQNNLVVQFQIRMLTLIFNDSENEYPSLTASDGSNSWLKALKDLIAESDYIMKDFPLDWLEEGASGYHNLDLSRKLTLLNFLCDEALGTEKLRCCIEDQNAKHAEDVKEAKSKVAEAVDKEKGLRKKLQSETVNGIMLKVTPLQMEKHNALLTKLKSEVVQAHDERNVVLMP; from the exons ATGGCTATTACGGCATTTTCTAACTCCAGCATTGAATCTGGGTTCTCCCCTGCTCAGCAGAAGAACATGGAGCTCGTTGCTGCTGGTGAGAAGAAGCCAAAGAGGTGCAATTCTCGTGGTGTTCGGATTGTGGGAAGCAGAATCTACGATTCTGATAATGGAAAAACTTGCCACCAG TGCCGCCAGAAAACACGGGATTTTTGTGCTTCGTGCAAGAATTTGAAGAATGGGAAGCCCTGTTCCATTAAATTCTGTCACAAGTGCCTCCTCAATAG GTATGGAGAAGATGCCGAAAAGGCAGAGCAGTTGGACAATTGGGCTTGTCCAAAGTGTAGAAACATTTGCAACTGCAGTTTTTGCAG GAAGAAAAAAGGCGAATTACCTACTGGTCCACTGTTTCATACAGCTAAGGCAACTGGGTTTAAATCCGTGTCTGAAATGCTTGTTGCAAACACATCTAAGTATAACGAGATGGGATCCATCATG GAGCATGAACACGTTAGTAGTTCAAGTTTTGATGAAGTGCTAGCTTGCAAAGGTGCTTCACCCATGAAACCAATTGCGTCGGAGAAG gACCTTGTAGTATTTCTCTCGGGGGAAGTGGAGAAGGAAAACTCTTCACAAACGAACAGTAGTTTACAGCTTGACCCCGTAAACACTCAGAGGAATTCTACCAAAATATCTAAGAAGACGGCGCGTGAAGAATTAAAGGAAATATGTAATGCAAAGAATGGTGATAATGCTggcaaaaagaagagctacaaaaagCGTAAAATTTGCCAAGAAGTTCCAAATGAGGAAAAAGGGAACGCAAATGATGACACCAGAGCTTGTAGCAAAGTCGCTGAAAAGGAAACAAAG GAACATAGAAATCATCACCTTATTTCTGTGGATCCTGCAAATGATTTCATTGATCCAATGACTTCGACCCCAAAGAAAAATGTGCAACATATGCACGCTGAAAATTGGAACTGTACTGTGCCGATAGATAGTTGTGCTGGTGCCGAAGTCCAAGTGGAAATGGCAAGGTTTGCTAGTGTTGGTATGAACTCTGTGATGGATAAAACTGAAGAGGAAATTCCTTTGCCTCTTGGAGCGGAGTTAACAAAAGTATTGGACATTGAGCTTCCACCTGAAAATGTTGGGAATGCACTGCAGCTCCTAGAGTTTTGCAGAGTATTCGGCAAG GCTCTTGATTTGAAGAATGGAGAGGCTGAGGCCATGTTACGAGAATTGATACGTAAGCAAAATTTACGTCGAGGACAAAACAACTTGGTGGTtcaatttcaaattagaatGTTGACCCTCATATTTAATGATTCAGAAAATGa GTATCCATCCTTGACTGCCAGCGATGGAAGTAATTCATGGTTGAAAGCGCTGAAAGATTTAATAGCTGAATCTGATTATATAATGAAGGATTTTCCTTTGGATTGGCTTGAAGAAGGTGCAAGTGGATATCACAACTTGGATTTGTCTAGGAAGCTCACTTTGCTGAATTTTCTTTGTGACGAAGCTTTGGGCACTGA AAAATTGAGGTGTTGTATTGAAGATCAAAATGCAAAACATGCAGAAGATGTGAAAGAAGCAAAATCCAAGGTTGCTGAAGCTGTGGACAAG GAGAAGGGTCTTAGGAAGAAATTGCAGTCAGAGACGGTTAACGGTATTATGCTAAAGGTGACTCCACTTCAAATGGAGAAGCATAATGCTCTACTTACAAAGCTAAAAAGTGAAGTGGTTCAAGCTCATGATGAG AGAAACGTGGTTCTGATGCCATGA
- the LOC114181321 gene encoding uncharacterized protein LOC114181321 isoform X4 yields the protein MAITAFSNSSIESGFSPAQQKNMELVAAGEKKPKRCNSRGVRIVGSRIYDSDNGKTCHQCRQKTRDFCASCKNLKNGKPCSIKFCHKCLLNRYGEDAEKAEQLDNWACPKCRNICNCSFCRKKKGELPTGPLFHTAKATGFKSVSEMLVANTSKYNEMGSIMEHEHVSSSSFDEVLACKGASPMKPIASEKDLVVFLSGEVEKENSSQTNSSLQLDPVNTQRNSTKISKKTAREELKEICNAKNGDNAGKKKSYKKRKICQEVPNEEKGNANDDTRACSKVAEKETKEHRNHHLISVDPANDFIDPMTSTPKKNVQHMHAENWNCTVPIDSCAGAEVQVEMARFASVGMNSVMDKTEEEIPLPLGAELTKVLDIELPPENVGNALQLLEFCRVFGKALDLKNGEAEAMLRELIRKQNLRRGQNNLVVQFQIRMLTLIFNDSENEYPSLTASDGSNSWLKALKDLIAESDYIMKDFPLDWLEEGASGYHNLDLSRKLTLLNFLCDEALGTEKLRCCIEDQNAKHAEDVKEAKSKVAEAVDKEKGLRKKLQSETVNGIMLKVTPLQMEKLMMRETWF from the exons ATGGCTATTACGGCATTTTCTAACTCCAGCATTGAATCTGGGTTCTCCCCTGCTCAGCAGAAGAACATGGAGCTCGTTGCTGCTGGTGAGAAGAAGCCAAAGAGGTGCAATTCTCGTGGTGTTCGGATTGTGGGAAGCAGAATCTACGATTCTGATAATGGAAAAACTTGCCACCAG TGCCGCCAGAAAACACGGGATTTTTGTGCTTCGTGCAAGAATTTGAAGAATGGGAAGCCCTGTTCCATTAAATTCTGTCACAAGTGCCTCCTCAATAG GTATGGAGAAGATGCCGAAAAGGCAGAGCAGTTGGACAATTGGGCTTGTCCAAAGTGTAGAAACATTTGCAACTGCAGTTTTTGCAG GAAGAAAAAAGGCGAATTACCTACTGGTCCACTGTTTCATACAGCTAAGGCAACTGGGTTTAAATCCGTGTCTGAAATGCTTGTTGCAAACACATCTAAGTATAACGAGATGGGATCCATCATG GAGCATGAACACGTTAGTAGTTCAAGTTTTGATGAAGTGCTAGCTTGCAAAGGTGCTTCACCCATGAAACCAATTGCGTCGGAGAAG gACCTTGTAGTATTTCTCTCGGGGGAAGTGGAGAAGGAAAACTCTTCACAAACGAACAGTAGTTTACAGCTTGACCCCGTAAACACTCAGAGGAATTCTACCAAAATATCTAAGAAGACGGCGCGTGAAGAATTAAAGGAAATATGTAATGCAAAGAATGGTGATAATGCTggcaaaaagaagagctacaaaaagCGTAAAATTTGCCAAGAAGTTCCAAATGAGGAAAAAGGGAACGCAAATGATGACACCAGAGCTTGTAGCAAAGTCGCTGAAAAGGAAACAAAG GAACATAGAAATCATCACCTTATTTCTGTGGATCCTGCAAATGATTTCATTGATCCAATGACTTCGACCCCAAAGAAAAATGTGCAACATATGCACGCTGAAAATTGGAACTGTACTGTGCCGATAGATAGTTGTGCTGGTGCCGAAGTCCAAGTGGAAATGGCAAGGTTTGCTAGTGTTGGTATGAACTCTGTGATGGATAAAACTGAAGAGGAAATTCCTTTGCCTCTTGGAGCGGAGTTAACAAAAGTATTGGACATTGAGCTTCCACCTGAAAATGTTGGGAATGCACTGCAGCTCCTAGAGTTTTGCAGAGTATTCGGCAAG GCTCTTGATTTGAAGAATGGAGAGGCTGAGGCCATGTTACGAGAATTGATACGTAAGCAAAATTTACGTCGAGGACAAAACAACTTGGTGGTtcaatttcaaattagaatGTTGACCCTCATATTTAATGATTCAGAAAATGa GTATCCATCCTTGACTGCCAGCGATGGAAGTAATTCATGGTTGAAAGCGCTGAAAGATTTAATAGCTGAATCTGATTATATAATGAAGGATTTTCCTTTGGATTGGCTTGAAGAAGGTGCAAGTGGATATCACAACTTGGATTTGTCTAGGAAGCTCACTTTGCTGAATTTTCTTTGTGACGAAGCTTTGGGCACTGA AAAATTGAGGTGTTGTATTGAAGATCAAAATGCAAAACATGCAGAAGATGTGAAAGAAGCAAAATCCAAGGTTGCTGAAGCTGTGGACAAG GAGAAGGGTCTTAGGAAGAAATTGCAGTCAGAGACGGTTAACGGTATTATGCTAAAGGTGACTCCACTTCAAATGGAG AAGCTCATGATGAG AGAAACGTGGTTCTGA